The following are encoded together in the Rhizobium sp. SSA_523 genome:
- a CDS encoding sugar ABC transporter ATP-binding protein — MTANDLPPILSLRQIRKVYGTLEVLHGIDLDVRAGEVVALLGENGAGKSTLSRIISGAVQQTSGDMSWLGAPYAPATPRAAMDAGVGMIHQELKLLPQLSIAENVFVGRYLMKGGRVDRQAMEERAHAGLQRLGLDISPRRLVEGLSTAKQQLIEIAKAMTLNAKLLILDEPTAALGGEETQLLFRQIERLKADGVGIIYISHRLEEIRQIADRIVVMRDGAKAQEFESGDIPVRTIVEAMVGRSLDRMFPAVPVPDDEIMLEVCGLSAPSAAFRDIDFSVKRGEVFGIAGLVGAGRTELVRAITGADPIAAGEVVLNGKVITPRSPRDAIRNGIVLVPEDRKLQGLVLEHSIAENIGYANLDAVAHRGFLTRSRLARFADRHIKSFGVKGKGDQNAGELSGGNQQKVVLAKWLARNPKVVVLDEPTRGIDVGARSSIYDTIMELARQGIAVIVVSSDLEEVLGVSNRIMVMAQGKQAGILDRASANDVSVMELATI, encoded by the coding sequence ATGACTGCCAATGACCTCCCTCCCATCCTCTCGCTCCGGCAGATCCGCAAGGTCTACGGGACGCTCGAGGTCCTGCACGGCATCGACCTTGACGTGAGAGCGGGTGAAGTCGTGGCGCTGCTGGGTGAAAACGGTGCCGGAAAATCGACCCTTTCGAGGATCATTTCCGGCGCCGTCCAACAGACCTCCGGCGATATGAGCTGGCTCGGCGCGCCCTATGCGCCGGCCACGCCGCGCGCTGCCATGGATGCCGGCGTCGGCATGATCCATCAGGAACTGAAGCTCCTGCCGCAACTATCGATTGCCGAGAATGTCTTTGTCGGCCGCTATCTGATGAAAGGTGGCCGGGTCGATCGCCAGGCGATGGAGGAGCGCGCGCATGCCGGTCTCCAGCGGCTTGGGCTCGATATCTCTCCGCGCCGGCTGGTGGAGGGGCTTTCGACCGCCAAGCAGCAATTGATCGAAATTGCGAAGGCCATGACGCTGAACGCCAAATTGCTCATCCTGGATGAGCCGACGGCCGCACTGGGCGGTGAGGAGACGCAGCTTCTCTTCCGCCAGATCGAGCGCCTCAAGGCCGATGGCGTCGGCATCATCTATATTTCGCACCGGCTGGAAGAAATCCGGCAGATTGCCGACCGCATCGTGGTGATGCGCGACGGCGCCAAGGCGCAGGAGTTCGAAAGCGGCGATATCCCGGTCCGCACCATTGTCGAGGCCATGGTCGGCCGTTCGCTGGACCGGATGTTTCCGGCCGTGCCGGTTCCGGACGACGAGATCATGCTCGAGGTTTGCGGCCTCTCCGCACCATCGGCAGCGTTCCGCGATATTGATTTCTCCGTGAAGCGCGGTGAGGTTTTCGGCATTGCCGGGCTGGTCGGCGCAGGCCGCACCGAACTAGTCCGCGCGATCACCGGCGCCGATCCGATCGCCGCAGGCGAGGTCGTTCTCAACGGCAAGGTCATCACGCCGCGATCGCCGCGCGATGCCATTCGCAATGGTATCGTCCTGGTTCCCGAGGATCGCAAGCTGCAGGGCCTGGTCCTGGAGCATTCCATTGCCGAGAATATCGGCTATGCCAACCTGGATGCGGTCGCCCATCGGGGTTTCCTCACGCGTTCCAGGCTTGCCCGCTTCGCCGATCGGCATATCAAATCCTTCGGCGTCAAAGGAAAAGGCGACCAGAATGCCGGGGAATTGTCGGGCGGCAATCAGCAGAAGGTGGTGCTTGCCAAGTGGCTGGCGCGCAACCCCAAAGTCGTCGTGCTCGACGAGCCGACAAGGGGTATCGATGTGGGCGCCCGTTCGTCCATCTATGACACGATCATGGAACTGGCCCGTCAGGGCATTGCCGTCATCGTCGTCAGTTCGGATCTTGAGGAAGTGCTGGGGGTCTCGAACCGGATCATGGTGATGGCCCAGGGAAAGCAGGCGGGCATACTCGACCGCGCCAGCGCCAACGACGTATCGGTCATGGAATTGGCCACGATTTGA
- a CDS encoding substrate-binding domain-containing protein: MKLKLMLLAAAALATTALNPLGASAAEVKKIGLAVSNLQADYFNQIKIGVEAYAKEKGIQVVTVDAKNDSATQVSQVQDLLTQDIDAFIYIPAGAAAAAVPTRLAKDAGIPVVNVDRNADEAPGDTFIATDNATSAYEVCKHIIGLAGGKGKMLMIHGQKGTTPEVERTKGCQKALDENKGVELVAQQWSEQWSQAEGLNIGQNLLQAHPDVTLIFAQADGLALGAAQAVKVSGVSQRVYVGGFDGDTTALPILAQGGFDATATQQVRGIGRLAVDSAIKLAAGEKLPAEQLLPGFLTTPENAQKYVAEHP, encoded by the coding sequence ATGAAACTCAAGCTTATGCTTCTGGCCGCCGCAGCGCTCGCGACGACCGCCCTGAACCCCCTTGGCGCATCAGCCGCAGAGGTCAAGAAGATCGGCCTTGCCGTCTCCAATCTGCAGGCCGACTATTTCAATCAGATCAAGATCGGCGTCGAAGCCTATGCCAAGGAAAAGGGCATTCAGGTCGTCACCGTCGATGCCAAGAATGACAGCGCCACGCAGGTCAGCCAGGTGCAGGACCTGCTGACCCAGGATATCGACGCCTTCATCTACATTCCGGCCGGCGCTGCTGCCGCTGCCGTGCCCACACGTTTGGCGAAGGATGCGGGCATCCCGGTCGTCAACGTCGACCGCAATGCCGACGAGGCTCCGGGTGATACCTTTATCGCAACGGACAATGCGACATCGGCCTACGAAGTGTGCAAGCACATCATCGGACTGGCCGGCGGCAAGGGCAAGATGCTGATGATCCACGGTCAGAAGGGTACGACGCCGGAAGTTGAGCGGACGAAGGGCTGCCAGAAGGCCCTCGACGAGAACAAGGGTGTCGAACTGGTTGCCCAGCAGTGGAGCGAACAGTGGTCGCAGGCCGAGGGCCTCAATATCGGCCAGAACCTTCTGCAGGCCCATCCCGATGTGACGCTGATCTTCGCCCAGGCGGATGGTCTGGCGCTTGGAGCGGCCCAGGCCGTGAAGGTGTCGGGCGTCTCGCAGCGCGTCTATGTCGGCGGTTTCGACGGGGATACGACCGCGTTGCCGATCCTGGCGCAAGGCGGCTTCGACGCAACGGCGACCCAGCAGGTTCGCGGGATCGGCCGGCTGGCCGTGGATAGCGCGATCAAGCTCGCCGCCGGCGAAAAGCTGCCGGCCGAGCAATTGCTACCCGGCTTCCTGACGACGCCGGAAAACGCTCAGAAATACGTTGCCGAACATCCCTGA
- a CDS encoding ABC transporter permease gives MSVSATEGDRSAAASVLSALRGATGPLIGLILLCLFLSFATDKFMSVRNLLNVLDQITVLGIMAVGMTMVILIGGIDLAVGSVLALAMMVMGYLANQVGLPLPLGILIALAVAAATGAISGILITALSVPAFIATLAMMSVARGLANMITDGQQIVGFPSWFSLLAYTRYGGLLTLTVAAMLVVFLLGWIYLRYTAGGRSLYAIGGNPEVARLAGINVNLYTIGVYVVSGLLAGLAGVVLAMRLDSVQPTAGVSYELDTIAAVVIGGTSLSGGKGGILGTIIGVLIIGVLRNGLNLLGVSPFTQAVVIGVVIALAVAAEAVKRR, from the coding sequence ATGTCGGTTTCAGCGACAGAGGGGGATCGCAGTGCTGCGGCGAGCGTCCTGTCGGCATTGAGGGGCGCGACGGGTCCGCTGATCGGCCTCATCCTTCTGTGCCTTTTCCTTTCCTTTGCCACCGACAAGTTCATGTCGGTCAGGAACCTGCTCAACGTGCTCGACCAGATCACCGTTCTTGGCATCATGGCCGTCGGGATGACCATGGTGATCCTGATCGGCGGCATCGATCTTGCTGTCGGCTCGGTCCTGGCGCTCGCCATGATGGTCATGGGCTATCTGGCCAATCAGGTGGGCCTGCCACTGCCGCTCGGCATTCTGATCGCGCTTGCGGTCGCGGCGGCAACCGGCGCCATCTCGGGGATCCTCATCACCGCGCTCAGCGTGCCCGCCTTCATCGCGACGCTGGCAATGATGTCGGTGGCGCGCGGGCTTGCGAATATGATCACCGACGGGCAGCAGATCGTCGGCTTTCCGTCCTGGTTCAGCCTTCTCGCCTATACACGCTATGGCGGGCTTCTGACGCTGACGGTGGCCGCCATGCTTGTCGTCTTCCTTCTGGGCTGGATCTATCTGCGCTATACGGCCGGCGGGCGCTCGCTCTATGCGATCGGCGGCAATCCGGAAGTGGCGCGCCTCGCCGGCATCAACGTCAACCTCTACACGATCGGCGTCTATGTCGTTTCGGGTCTGCTCGCCGGTCTGGCAGGCGTGGTTCTCGCCATGCGCCTCGATTCGGTTCAGCCGACGGCCGGCGTTTCCTACGAACTCGACACGATCGCAGCCGTCGTCATCGGCGGCACAAGCCTGAGCGGCGGCAAAGGCGGCATTCTGGGAACCATCATCGGCGTCCTGATCATCGGCGTCCTGCGCAACGGGTTGAACCTCCTCGGGGTCTCGCCCTTCACGCAGGCCGTCGTGATCGGCGTCGTCATTGCGCTCGCAGTCGCGGCCGAGGCCGTGAAGCGGAGGTGA
- a CDS encoding transketolase, with product MQPNDLDRIARQIRLRDLQAVYEAGAGHIGGEMSAIDLLTALYFQVLRIFPDQPRHPDRDRFVLSKGHVALALYVTLAKRGFFPEDEISTFLKPHSRLNGHPNCNKVPGVETNTGPLGHGLPVAVGMAKAAKLTSAGYHTYVLTGDGEMQEGSNWEAISSAAQFGLDNLTLIIDHNRFQQGAALRDTNDLAPFGDKLAAFGWEVSEINGNAMAEIVPALQHRASRPHCIIAHTNKGHGISFMQDKVDWHHKVPSAEQYQMAVAELSEVL from the coding sequence ATGCAGCCGAATGATCTCGACCGCATTGCGAGGCAGATACGCCTCCGCGATCTCCAGGCGGTATACGAAGCAGGTGCCGGTCATATCGGCGGCGAGATGTCCGCCATCGACCTCCTGACGGCGCTCTATTTCCAGGTTCTGCGGATCTTTCCCGATCAGCCCAGGCATCCGGACCGGGACAGGTTCGTTCTGTCCAAGGGTCACGTCGCGCTGGCTCTGTATGTGACGCTTGCCAAGCGCGGCTTCTTCCCGGAAGACGAGATTTCGACTTTCCTCAAGCCGCATTCGCGGCTGAACGGTCACCCGAACTGCAACAAGGTCCCCGGCGTGGAGACCAATACCGGCCCTCTCGGCCACGGTCTGCCGGTCGCTGTCGGCATGGCAAAGGCCGCCAAGCTCACCAGCGCCGGCTACCACACCTATGTCCTGACGGGCGACGGCGAGATGCAGGAGGGATCGAACTGGGAGGCAATTTCGTCTGCTGCCCAGTTCGGCCTCGACAATCTCACTCTCATCATCGACCACAACCGCTTTCAGCAGGGCGCTGCCCTGCGCGATACGAACGACCTGGCGCCCTTTGGCGACAAGCTTGCCGCCTTTGGCTGGGAGGTCTCCGAGATCAACGGCAATGCCATGGCGGAAATCGTTCCCGCCCTGCAGCATCGCGCCTCGCGCCCGCATTGCATCATCGCCCACACCAATAAAGGCCATGGGATTTCCTTCATGCAGGACAAGGTGGACTGGCACCACAAAGTGCCGAGCGCCGAACAATATCAGATGGCCGTGGCCGAACTTTCGGAGGTGCTTTGA
- a CDS encoding transketolase family protein yields the protein MNALTSPEKLHDCRDAFVSVLERLGAENSRLVAVCNDSVGSSKLGGFKSKWPERLINVGIAEQNMVGVGAGLANGGLLPFVCGAACFLTGRSLEQVKADIAYSNANVKLVGISSGMAYGELGPTHHSIEDFAWMRVLPNLPVIAPCDSIETAAAVEWAARYEGPVFLRLSRVGVPDLLEPGHTFTLGKANRLRDGDAVTLIANGTLTHRAMKAAAILAARGIEARVLNMATVRPIDVESIVSAARETGAILTAEEHSVYGGLGSAVAEVVVAEAPVPMKILGVPGIFAPTGSAEFLLDEFGMSPEAMAKAAEELMARKSGRL from the coding sequence ATGAACGCCCTGACCTCTCCTGAAAAGCTTCACGATTGCCGCGACGCCTTCGTTTCCGTCCTGGAGCGATTGGGTGCCGAAAATTCCAGACTGGTTGCTGTCTGCAATGATTCCGTCGGCTCCTCCAAGCTTGGCGGCTTCAAGTCGAAATGGCCGGAACGGCTGATCAATGTCGGCATTGCCGAGCAGAACATGGTGGGCGTCGGCGCGGGCCTTGCCAATGGCGGTCTTCTGCCCTTCGTCTGCGGTGCGGCCTGTTTCCTCACCGGCCGCTCGCTCGAGCAGGTGAAGGCGGATATCGCCTATTCCAATGCCAATGTGAAGCTGGTCGGTATTTCCTCCGGAATGGCCTATGGCGAATTGGGGCCGACCCACCACTCCATCGAAGATTTCGCCTGGATGCGCGTCCTGCCCAATCTGCCGGTGATCGCCCCTTGCGATTCGATCGAGACGGCAGCAGCCGTGGAATGGGCGGCACGCTATGAGGGACCGGTCTTTTTGCGGCTGTCGCGCGTCGGAGTGCCGGATCTGCTGGAGCCAGGCCATACGTTTACATTGGGCAAAGCCAACAGGCTTCGCGACGGCGACGCCGTTACCTTGATCGCCAACGGCACGCTCACGCACCGGGCGATGAAGGCGGCGGCCATCCTTGCCGCCCGCGGCATCGAGGCCCGCGTGCTGAACATGGCAACCGTGCGACCGATCGACGTCGAGAGCATCGTCTCGGCGGCACGCGAGACCGGTGCGATCCTGACGGCCGAGGAACACTCGGTCTATGGTGGCCTCGGCTCCGCAGTGGCTGAGGTGGTCGTGGCGGAGGCACCGGTCCCGATGAAGATCCTGGGCGTGCCCGGCATCTTCGCGCCGACCGGCTCGGCCGAGTTCCTGCTCGACGAATTCGGCATGTCGCCGGAGGCCATGGCCAAGGCAGCCGAAGAGCTCATGGCGCGAAAGAGCGGACGGCTGTAA
- a CDS encoding FGGY family carbohydrate kinase: MTTAILAIDQGTTNSKAVLVSADGEILARGSAPVGISHPEPGWVEQSPQRVWASVLEAIAQCLAAAPSADLAGIAISNQRESVTMWDAETGEALGPVISWQCRRSAPVCASLNAAGHSGRVMALTGLPIDPMFPGPKMRWLIDRAPAGRRVCLGTIDSWLIHCFTGGRVHACDASNAARSQLFDLTQRTWSDELCDLFGVPKAFLPEVRDSASHFGQTLNVPSLADGIPIAAAIGDSHAALFGHGAFKPGDGKVTFGTGSSIMTTLPHFIPPQNGLTTTIAWSVGGTPTYAFEGNILVSAASLPWMAEILGLPDVQALIDLAQTAAPDGPGFVPAFVGLGAPHWHADARALFSGITFNTSRAQMARAVTDSIAFQVHDVFKVMAAQSPSPLGRLFVDGGPSTNRFLMQCVANMLSHPIIQCDAAEASARGAAYLGGLTLGLWPDLGAVAALPRKTDVLPPETMDTSTPLATWRDAIFRSTLPVTSSMGE; this comes from the coding sequence ATGACCACCGCCATTCTCGCCATCGATCAAGGGACGACAAATTCCAAGGCCGTGCTTGTCTCGGCCGATGGAGAGATCCTGGCGCGCGGGTCGGCGCCGGTCGGGATTTCGCATCCCGAGCCCGGCTGGGTGGAGCAAAGTCCACAGCGCGTTTGGGCATCGGTGCTGGAGGCGATTGCGCAATGCCTGGCGGCAGCGCCGTCGGCCGATCTTGCCGGCATCGCCATCTCCAACCAGCGCGAATCGGTGACCATGTGGGACGCCGAGACCGGCGAAGCCTTGGGACCGGTCATCAGCTGGCAGTGCCGCCGCAGCGCGCCCGTGTGCGCCTCGCTCAATGCCGCTGGACATTCCGGCCGGGTCATGGCGCTGACGGGCCTGCCGATCGACCCCATGTTTCCCGGACCGAAGATGCGGTGGCTGATCGACCGCGCGCCTGCCGGACGTCGCGTATGTTTGGGTACGATCGATTCCTGGCTGATCCATTGCTTTACCGGAGGCCGCGTCCACGCCTGCGACGCCTCGAATGCGGCGCGAAGCCAGCTGTTCGACTTGACGCAAAGGACATGGAGCGATGAACTCTGCGATCTCTTCGGCGTGCCCAAGGCATTTTTGCCGGAGGTTCGCGACAGCGCCTCGCACTTCGGCCAGACCCTGAATGTCCCCAGCCTGGCGGACGGCATTCCGATCGCGGCTGCCATCGGCGACAGCCATGCCGCGCTCTTTGGCCATGGCGCCTTCAAGCCCGGCGACGGAAAGGTAACCTTCGGCACCGGCTCCTCCATCATGACCACCCTGCCGCATTTCATCCCGCCCCAGAACGGTCTCACCACGACCATTGCATGGTCGGTCGGCGGCACGCCCACCTATGCCTTCGAGGGCAATATCCTCGTCTCGGCGGCCTCGCTGCCCTGGATGGCGGAGATATTGGGACTGCCGGATGTGCAGGCGCTCATCGATCTGGCGCAGACCGCCGCGCCCGATGGGCCAGGCTTCGTGCCGGCCTTTGTCGGTCTCGGCGCACCGCATTGGCATGCCGATGCGAGAGCCCTGTTCTCCGGCATCACCTTCAACACCAGCCGCGCGCAGATGGCACGCGCCGTGACGGATTCGATCGCCTTCCAGGTTCACGATGTCTTCAAGGTCATGGCAGCTCAGTCGCCGTCTCCGCTGGGTCGGCTCTTTGTCGACGGCGGTCCGAGCACCAACAGGTTTCTGATGCAATGCGTCGCCAATATGCTGTCCCACCCGATCATTCAATGCGATGCGGCTGAGGCATCGGCGCGCGGCGCGGCCTATCTGGGCGGCCTGACGCTTGGTCTATGGCCCGATCTCGGCGCGGTTGCGGCCCTGCCGCGCAAGACCGATGTGCTCCCACCGGAGACAATGGACACCAGCACACCGCTCGCCACCTGGCGCGACGCCATCTTCCGCTCGACCCTTCCCGTGACTTCATCTATGGGTGAATAA
- a CDS encoding sugar-binding transcriptional regulator, which translates to MGRLNELRLIARVAQMYHAEGKRQAEIADIMHMSQATVSRMLKRAEMEGIVRTTIIPPPGTFADLETALRDRYGLTEAIVIDCSEDRDGAIMARIGEAAAHFLEVTLQQDEVIGVSSWSQTILRMVDNIHPLKTGRAKYIVQILGGMGEASVQTHATQLTARLAKLTGGEPRLLLVQGITSSREAKLVMLADPVVRGTMDLFGRLTLAIIGIGAVEPSELLARSGNVFSRQEMAMLHDAGAVGEISFRFYDRDGKPVETPLNERVIGISLEDLKRAERVMALAGGESKTEAIAGALRMGLIDILVTDKFTAARLTS; encoded by the coding sequence ATGGGACGTCTCAACGAGCTTCGACTGATCGCCCGCGTCGCGCAGATGTATCACGCGGAGGGCAAGCGGCAGGCGGAAATTGCCGACATCATGCACATGTCGCAAGCCACCGTATCGCGCATGCTGAAACGGGCCGAGATGGAAGGGATCGTGCGCACCACGATCATTCCGCCGCCCGGCACCTTTGCGGATCTGGAGACGGCGCTTCGCGACCGCTATGGGCTGACGGAGGCGATCGTGATCGACTGCTCGGAGGATCGAGACGGGGCGATCATGGCCCGGATCGGCGAGGCCGCGGCGCATTTCCTGGAAGTGACCCTGCAGCAGGACGAGGTCATCGGCGTTTCCAGCTGGAGCCAGACGATCCTGCGCATGGTGGACAATATCCATCCCCTGAAAACCGGCCGCGCGAAATACATCGTCCAGATCCTCGGCGGCATGGGCGAGGCCTCTGTGCAGACCCATGCGACGCAGCTGACCGCACGGCTTGCGAAGCTGACCGGCGGCGAGCCTCGCCTCCTGCTGGTCCAGGGCATCACCTCATCCAGGGAGGCAAAGCTCGTGATGCTGGCCGATCCGGTCGTGCGCGGCACGATGGACCTGTTCGGCCGGCTGACGCTCGCCATTATCGGCATCGGCGCCGTCGAGCCTTCGGAACTTCTGGCCCGCTCCGGCAATGTCTTTTCCCGCCAGGAAATGGCCATGCTGCACGATGCCGGCGCCGTCGGCGAAATTTCCTTCCGCTTTTACGACCGCGACGGCAAGCCGGTCGAGACCCCGTTGAACGAGCGCGTCATCGGGATCTCGCTTGAGGATTTGAAGAGAGCCGAGCGGGTCATGGCCTTGGCCGGTGGCGAATCCAAGACCGAGGCGATCGCCGGCGCCCTGAGGATGGGCCTTATCGATATTCTTGTCACAGACAAATTTACCGCAGCCCGGCTGACATCCTGA
- a CDS encoding SDR family oxidoreductase: protein MQRFNGQTVFVTGGNKGIGLGIAKRFAEEGANVAIAAIEADTPEVARRLAAETGAEVLGIELDVTQASSVKAAYAEAEAKLGPISVSVQNAGVITIAKVENLSEAEWDLNLDVNTKGVFLCCQEAIARFRASGTKGRLINTASGQARQGFVFTPHYAASKFGVVGLTQSLAKELAKEAITVNAICPGIIHTDMWDYNDRVWGKMLGSYGPGELMAEWVEGIPMGRAGTPAEVAALVAFLASADAAYITGQTINVDGGLIMS from the coding sequence ATGCAGCGCTTCAACGGACAGACCGTCTTCGTCACGGGTGGCAACAAGGGGATCGGATTGGGCATTGCCAAACGCTTCGCCGAAGAAGGGGCAAATGTCGCCATTGCCGCCATCGAGGCCGATACGCCCGAGGTCGCCCGGCGGCTTGCCGCGGAGACCGGCGCCGAGGTTCTGGGCATTGAACTGGATGTCACGCAGGCCTCGTCCGTGAAGGCGGCCTATGCCGAAGCCGAGGCAAAGCTCGGTCCGATCAGCGTTTCGGTGCAGAATGCCGGCGTGATCACCATTGCGAAGGTCGAGAACCTGAGCGAGGCCGAATGGGATCTGAACCTTGACGTGAACACCAAGGGCGTCTTCCTGTGCTGCCAGGAAGCCATTGCGCGATTTCGCGCCAGCGGCACGAAGGGTCGGCTCATCAACACGGCCTCCGGCCAGGCGCGCCAGGGATTTGTCTTCACACCCCATTATGCCGCCTCGAAATTCGGTGTGGTGGGATTGACGCAGAGCCTGGCCAAGGAATTGGCGAAGGAGGCGATCACCGTGAACGCCATTTGCCCCGGCATCATTCATACGGATATGTGGGATTACAATGATCGCGTCTGGGGCAAGATGCTCGGCAGCTACGGACCGGGGGAATTGATGGCCGAGTGGGTCGAGGGAATACCGATGGGCCGGGCCGGCACGCCGGCCGAGGTCGCCGCACTGGTTGCCTTCCTCGCCTCGGCCGATGCGGCCTATATCACCGGCCAGACGATCAATGTCGATGGCGGGTTGATCATGTCCTAG
- a CDS encoding LysR family transcriptional regulator, with the protein MSDLNYHHLRYFRAVAHDGNLTRTATRLNLSQSALSIQIKQLEERLGHALFERRGRQLYLTEVGRIALDHADAIFSAGDELVKTLKESGRTRRAIRIGALATLSRNFQMEFLRPILGRADVDMILRSGSTSELLGALEALNLDIVLLNQAPRADAVTPFIAQHVYQQRVSLIGKALYGETLHGKPGAGLSELLGAHPVILPTLESGVRAQFEALVARLGITPQIAAEVDDMAMMRLLAREGAGLAVLPPIVVKGELEAGSLVEFDVLPGVVESFYAVTVKRRFPNPLIRPLLENSLARESSEKEQMSE; encoded by the coding sequence ATGTCGGACCTCAACTATCATCACCTGCGATATTTTCGTGCTGTTGCGCATGATGGCAATCTGACGCGCACCGCCACGCGGCTCAACCTGTCGCAATCAGCCTTATCCATTCAGATCAAGCAGTTGGAGGAGAGGCTAGGCCATGCGCTTTTCGAGCGCCGCGGCCGTCAGCTCTACCTGACGGAGGTCGGCCGCATCGCCCTCGATCATGCCGATGCAATCTTCTCCGCGGGCGACGAACTGGTGAAGACCCTGAAGGAGAGCGGCCGGACCCGGCGGGCAATCCGCATCGGCGCGCTGGCAACCCTGTCGCGCAACTTCCAGATGGAGTTCCTGCGGCCCATCCTTGGTCGGGCGGATGTCGACATGATCCTTCGGTCCGGCAGCACCAGCGAGTTGCTCGGCGCGCTCGAAGCCCTCAATCTCGATATCGTCCTGCTGAACCAGGCGCCCAGAGCCGATGCCGTCACGCCCTTCATCGCCCAGCATGTCTACCAGCAGCGGGTGAGCCTGATCGGCAAGGCCCTGTATGGCGAGACCCTGCACGGAAAGCCGGGGGCCGGGCTTTCGGAGCTTCTCGGCGCGCATCCGGTCATTCTTCCGACGCTGGAAAGCGGTGTGCGCGCCCAGTTCGAGGCGCTGGTCGCAAGGCTCGGAATCACGCCGCAGATCGCGGCCGAAGTGGACGACATGGCGATGATGCGTCTATTGGCGCGCGAGGGCGCCGGCCTTGCCGTCCTGCCACCCATCGTCGTCAAGGGCGAATTGGAGGCCGGCTCCCTCGTCGAATTCGACGTTTTGCCGGGCGTGGTCGAGTCCTTCTATGCCGTGACCGTCAAACGCCGCTTCCCCAATCCGCTCATCCGGCCTCTGCTCGAAAACAGTCTTGCACGAGAGTCCTCCGAGAAAGAGCAAATGTCGGAATGA